A region of uncultured Anaeromusa sp. DNA encodes the following proteins:
- a CDS encoding SRPBCC family protein: MQKQRCLCGEYEEKFAVPAGFLWPFLADPHYWRSWQPDLQEVRVTVPLQEGAAGKWRRTSAWGRSFYVEKLEPERKVALRFRCLWWTLLAVGSIEPDGDGCVVRFSLEVRGWLADVAATWFGRKLALQMAGFLQPLRQLSETAQKGEFVFHIPG, encoded by the coding sequence ATGCAGAAGCAGCGATGCCTTTGCGGGGAGTATGAAGAAAAATTTGCGGTGCCGGCGGGTTTTTTGTGGCCGTTTTTGGCGGACCCGCATTACTGGCGCAGTTGGCAACCGGATTTGCAGGAAGTGCGCGTAACCGTGCCGCTGCAAGAAGGCGCTGCTGGAAAATGGCGGCGAACATCGGCGTGGGGGCGGTCTTTTTACGTGGAGAAACTGGAACCGGAGCGTAAAGTCGCTTTGCGTTTTCGTTGTTTATGGTGGACGCTGTTGGCTGTGGGCTCTATAGAGCCTGACGGCGATGGTTGTGTAGTCCGATTTTCCTTGGAGGTGCGAGGTTGGCTGGCCGATGTGGCTGCAACTTGGTTTGGCAGGAAGCTGGCTTTGCAAATGGCCGGTTTTTTACAACCGCTGCGCCAACTGAGTGAAACGGCGCAAAAGGGAGAATTTGTCTTTCATATCCCAGGATAA
- a CDS encoding glycosyltransferase family 39 protein translates to MRWENGLILAVALANFAYNATLPLHYDEAYYWVWTQRLDFSYFDHPPMIAWLLWLVGQLGQAEAVLRLVPVACLSGAVWLMWRLTENLWGRAVAQYALLLLLGLPILQIGYLLATPDAPLALFWAAALYSAQRALQGDDSAWWLAAGAAGGAAMLSKYTAVLLLPVLLLTVVAYQPRTLRRPVFWGALALAVLVFSPVLYWNSLHDWASFRFQYGHGMEAPKVLQLPLFFDFWGAQAAIVNPVFFFAMFYFSWRYLKANVQKWQSALLWFSCWIPLSFFGYAALFKKAEANWPVPAYLGGMALLAYWLQKKQAGKWLAAGLGLSLLLVGLAKFPEAAPWLPPKTNLKVQQFIGNDVFAQGQPWLQEDVRWILSDSYQNASLVWYYLPGKPVVHVVTPARISMYDYWRQELPPLAGGTALYFGAEKDEMLLRQQFREVEKVAQLSEGIRQVTVFRCRGKEDF, encoded by the coding sequence ATGCGCTGGGAAAATGGGCTGATTCTGGCGGTTGCCTTGGCAAACTTTGCCTATAATGCAACCTTACCCTTGCATTATGACGAAGCTTATTATTGGGTCTGGACGCAACGTCTGGACTTTTCCTATTTCGACCATCCGCCGATGATTGCCTGGCTGCTTTGGCTTGTTGGCCAGTTGGGGCAGGCGGAGGCGGTATTGCGTCTGGTTCCGGTGGCGTGTCTTTCCGGGGCTGTATGGTTGATGTGGAGGCTAACGGAGAACTTGTGGGGGCGTGCTGTGGCACAGTATGCACTGCTGCTTTTGCTGGGACTACCTATTTTGCAAATCGGTTATTTGCTGGCGACTCCGGATGCGCCACTGGCTTTATTTTGGGCGGCGGCTCTTTATAGTGCGCAGCGGGCTTTGCAGGGAGACGATTCTGCTTGGTGGCTGGCGGCTGGCGCCGCCGGAGGCGCGGCTATGCTTTCCAAGTATACGGCGGTGCTGCTGTTGCCTGTATTGTTGCTGACTGTAGTAGCTTACCAGCCACGGACGCTGCGGCGACCTGTATTTTGGGGCGCACTGGCTTTGGCTGTGCTTGTTTTTTCCCCGGTGCTGTATTGGAATTCTCTGCATGATTGGGCTTCTTTTCGGTTTCAGTACGGCCATGGCATGGAGGCTCCCAAGGTGCTGCAATTGCCGCTTTTCTTTGATTTTTGGGGTGCTCAGGCGGCGATTGTCAACCCGGTTTTTTTCTTTGCCATGTTCTATTTTAGCTGGCGGTATCTCAAAGCAAATGTACAAAAATGGCAAAGTGCGTTGCTGTGGTTTTCTTGTTGGATTCCGCTGAGCTTCTTTGGCTATGCGGCATTATTTAAAAAGGCGGAAGCCAATTGGCCTGTGCCGGCTTATTTGGGCGGTATGGCGCTTTTGGCGTACTGGCTGCAAAAGAAACAAGCTGGAAAATGGCTGGCTGCGGGCTTGGGGCTGTCGCTGCTGCTTGTTGGCTTAGCTAAATTTCCCGAAGCCGCGCCGTGGTTGCCGCCTAAAACCAATTTGAAGGTGCAGCAATTTATAGGAAATGATGTGTTTGCTCAAGGACAGCCTTGGCTGCAGGAGGATGTGCGCTGGATATTGAGTGACTCTTATCAGAATGCCTCTCTTGTCTGGTATTACTTGCCTGGCAAACCGGTTGTCCATGTGGTGACGCCGGCGCGCATTTCTATGTATGATTATTGGCGGCAGGAATTGCCTCCGCTGGCAGGTGGAACGGCTCTTTATTTCGGCGCGGAAAAAGACGAAATGCTTTTACGGCAGCAATTCCGAGAGGTAGAGAAAGTGGCGCAACTAAGTGAAGGCATACGGCAGGTGACTGTATTTCGTTGTCGGGGCAAAGAGGACTTTTAA
- a CDS encoding polyprenol monophosphomannose synthase yields the protein MNDLIIIPTYNEKENLGPLLEAIYEIRPDIHVLVVDDNSPDGTGQLVAEWADSPQYEGRLFLLRRAGKLGLGTAYIAGFRWALARSYRRILEMDADFSHNPRYLPDLLAAAEEADLVLGSRYVSGGGVKNWGFWRRFLSRGGSLYARVLLGLPYQDLTGGFKCFRREVLETLDLGAVRSNGYSFQIELTYRAHCKGFKIKEVPIVFEDREVGKSKMSKHIFLEAVLMVWKLRMEGL from the coding sequence GTGAACGACCTGATTATTATACCGACGTACAATGAAAAAGAAAATTTAGGGCCCTTGTTGGAAGCTATCTATGAAATACGGCCAGATATTCATGTGCTGGTAGTCGATGATAACTCTCCAGATGGTACTGGGCAATTGGTTGCGGAGTGGGCGGACTCACCGCAATATGAGGGACGGCTGTTTTTATTGCGTCGCGCAGGCAAGCTGGGACTGGGAACCGCGTATATTGCCGGCTTTCGTTGGGCTTTGGCGCGCTCTTATCGACGCATTTTGGAAATGGATGCCGATTTTTCGCATAATCCTCGCTATTTGCCCGATTTATTGGCGGCAGCCGAAGAAGCGGATCTGGTGCTGGGAAGTCGCTATGTGTCTGGCGGCGGGGTGAAAAACTGGGGATTTTGGCGGCGCTTTTTAAGCCGGGGCGGCAGTTTGTACGCCCGGGTTCTCTTAGGGTTGCCTTATCAGGATTTGACTGGTGGTTTCAAGTGCTTTAGGCGAGAGGTTTTGGAGACGCTGGATTTGGGCGCTGTTCGTTCTAACGGTTATTCTTTTCAGATTGAACTGACGTATCGGGCGCACTGTAAAGGCTTCAAAATAAAAGAAGTGCCCATTGTATTTGAAGACCGAGAAGTGGGAAAATCTAAAATGTCTAAGCACATCTTTTTGGAGGCCGTGCTGATGGTATGGAAGCTGAGGATGGAGGGCCTTTGA
- a CDS encoding GtrA family protein, whose amino-acid sequence MFAKLCKFCLVGASGVVVNLLVYTVCLWGGFFYVAAAVCAFLVAVSNNFWWNFSWTFQGVAADKSMQRKYLEFFGISLGGLGLNLLVLHYLVSAWSMDKTLAQLVAVAVVSFFNFFLNYTLTFREKKELPI is encoded by the coding sequence TTGTTTGCTAAGTTATGCAAATTTTGTCTGGTAGGCGCTTCCGGCGTAGTTGTGAATCTATTGGTTTATACGGTGTGCCTATGGGGAGGCTTTTTTTACGTAGCTGCTGCAGTATGCGCTTTTTTAGTCGCTGTAAGCAATAATTTTTGGTGGAATTTTTCCTGGACCTTTCAAGGGGTGGCTGCGGACAAGAGTATGCAGCGGAAATACCTGGAGTTTTTTGGCATTAGCCTGGGAGGCTTGGGGCTGAACTTATTGGTATTGCATTATCTAGTCAGCGCCTGGAGCATGGATAAGACGCTGGCACAGCTTGTTGCCGTAGCTGTAGTCAGCTTTTTTAACTTCTTCCTGAATTATACTTTGACTTTCCGAGAAAAGAAGGAGCTGCCAATATAG
- a CDS encoding YdcF family protein: protein MLYLLKIVYATFLLPPGCFLVLFAGMCWWLWRKRERPAAGLLLVLTVLLYAASTPALSEMLVRSLEERYEPTVEMAQGDVLVVLGGGATLDTPNVQGEGHLAGHAANRLLTAYQLYRLEPRPIIFSGGQVFAGTGCEAAVAKHILQSLGVPESDILVEDQSRNTTENALFVQKLLQEKGFRQPVLVTSAFHMDRSVKQFAKIGIATHPYPAGYMVNRHGMFEPRKLAPSADSLADTSLALKEYIALLAVRWY from the coding sequence ATGTTATATTTGCTGAAAATCGTATATGCTACATTTTTATTGCCGCCAGGCTGTTTTTTGGTTTTATTTGCAGGTATGTGTTGGTGGCTTTGGCGCAAAAGAGAACGACCAGCGGCAGGGTTGCTGTTGGTGCTGACGGTTTTACTGTATGCAGCTTCGACGCCTGCGCTGTCTGAGATGCTTGTACGCTCTTTAGAGGAACGATATGAGCCTACAGTGGAGATGGCGCAAGGCGATGTGCTGGTGGTGCTCGGAGGCGGCGCCACCTTGGACACTCCAAATGTCCAAGGTGAAGGACATTTGGCCGGCCACGCGGCTAATCGTCTTTTGACGGCTTACCAGTTGTATCGCTTAGAACCGAGGCCTATTATCTTTTCAGGCGGACAGGTATTTGCAGGCACCGGCTGTGAGGCTGCTGTGGCTAAACACATCCTGCAAAGTTTAGGCGTGCCGGAGAGTGATATTTTAGTAGAAGACCAAAGTCGTAATACAACAGAAAATGCACTGTTTGTACAGAAACTGCTGCAAGAAAAGGGCTTTCGTCAGCCAGTGTTGGTTACGTCTGCTTTTCACATGGACCGATCAGTGAAACAGTTTGCAAAAATTGGCATAGCGACGCACCCTTATCCAGCCGGGTATATGGTCAATCGGCATGGGATGTTTGAACCGCGTAAGCTGGCTCCTAGCGCCGATTCTCTAGCTGATACTAGCCTGGCTTTGAAAGAATATATTGCTTTATTGGCGGTGCGCTGGTATTAA
- a CDS encoding iron-containing alcohol dehydrogenase gives MQQIILGGDSLWLGRGAVKELGSLQAKRAFIVTGGSSMKRYGFLEQAEVALRSAGCEVCLYEGVPANPDTETVLAGVRAMREFQPDLVLAMGGGSPIDAAKVMTLFYEYPELTFAAAKEGKLPQKRQRTRLVVAPSTSGTGSEVTWAAVVTFRKDEIKIGLKSNAFIPDIAILDPELTLTMPAAVAAETGMDAVTHAVESYLNKNRNPFSDCLAKEAVVGLLRELGASCGGNEEAREEVHYLQCMAGLAFHNTGLGLSHGIAHAIGGRYGLGHGLINAIALPYVLRYNRRDDWAKAREQELAKAAQVPI, from the coding sequence ATGCAACAAATCATTTTAGGCGGCGACAGCTTATGGTTGGGGCGCGGCGCCGTGAAGGAATTGGGGTCGCTGCAGGCTAAACGGGCGTTTATTGTGACCGGCGGTTCTTCCATGAAACGCTACGGCTTTTTAGAACAGGCGGAAGTGGCGCTGCGTTCGGCCGGGTGCGAGGTCTGTCTTTATGAAGGAGTTCCGGCCAATCCGGACACGGAGACTGTGCTGGCCGGCGTGCGGGCGATGCGGGAGTTTCAACCGGATCTGGTGCTGGCAATGGGCGGCGGTTCGCCTATTGACGCGGCCAAGGTGATGACTTTGTTTTACGAGTACCCGGAACTTACTTTTGCAGCGGCCAAAGAGGGCAAGCTGCCGCAAAAAAGACAGCGGACCCGTTTGGTGGTGGCGCCGTCTACTTCCGGTACAGGGAGCGAAGTTACCTGGGCGGCGGTAGTGACGTTCAGGAAGGATGAAATCAAGATCGGCTTAAAGAGTAATGCTTTTATTCCGGATATTGCTATTTTGGATCCAGAATTGACGCTGACTATGCCAGCGGCGGTGGCGGCAGAGACCGGCATGGATGCGGTCACGCATGCGGTGGAAAGCTATTTAAATAAAAACCGCAATCCTTTTAGCGATTGCTTGGCTAAAGAGGCGGTTGTCGGTCTATTGAGAGAATTGGGAGCTTCTTGCGGCGGCAATGAAGAAGCGCGGGAAGAAGTTCACTATTTGCAATGCATGGCCGGACTGGCTTTCCATAATACCGGACTGGGACTGTCTCATGGCATTGCGCATGCTATTGGCGGACGTTACGGACTGGGACACGGTCTGATCAACGCCATTGCGCTGCCCTATGTTTTACGTTACAATCGCCGAGACGACTGGGCCAAAGCGCGAGAACAAGAGTTGGCCAAGGCGGCGCAAGTGCCGATTTGA
- a CDS encoding histidinol phosphate phosphatase yields the protein MVFDSHCHTVFSTDSRMTLDEAMEVAAGKEIGLIITEHMDYDYPQTGAFLFDPQEYLAAYAPYRSEKLLLGVEIGMRAECKEANRTLLESYAFDQVIGSIHVVEGMDIYDAAFYKGRSKRDVYCRYFESMLQCVEEYDFIDTLGHIDYIARYARYEDTEIYYGEYMELIDAILLVVAGRETALEINTRRLESPLRLRQLLPIYERFAALGGRFVTIGSDAHKPEDVGRWLRKGLAMAEFAGLQPVYFRDRRRYGYDDKVLG from the coding sequence ATGGTTTTTGACAGTCACTGTCATACCGTATTTTCTACGGATTCACGCATGACCTTAGATGAAGCGATGGAGGTTGCGGCGGGCAAGGAAATCGGCCTGATTATTACGGAACATATGGATTATGACTATCCCCAGACGGGAGCATTTCTTTTTGATCCGCAAGAGTATTTGGCAGCTTATGCGCCTTATCGCAGCGAGAAACTGCTGCTGGGAGTGGAAATCGGCATGCGCGCCGAGTGCAAGGAAGCCAACCGGACGTTGCTTGAAAGCTATGCGTTTGATCAAGTTATCGGTTCGATTCATGTCGTGGAGGGCATGGATATTTATGATGCTGCGTTTTATAAGGGACGCAGCAAACGGGATGTTTACTGCCGTTACTTTGAGTCGATGCTGCAATGCGTAGAAGAATATGATTTCATTGATACATTGGGGCATATTGACTATATTGCCCGCTATGCGCGGTATGAGGATACAGAAATATATTACGGCGAATATATGGAGCTGATTGATGCGATTCTTCTAGTTGTTGCTGGACGTGAAACGGCACTGGAAATCAATACGCGGCGCTTGGAGTCACCGCTGCGGTTGCGGCAGTTGCTGCCTATTTATGAGCGCTTTGCCGCTTTAGGCGGTCGCTTTGTGACGATTGGCTCTGATGCGCACAAACCGGAAGATGTGGGGCGCTGGTTGCGCAAAGGGCTGGCTATGGCGGAATTTGCCGGCTTGCAGCCTGTGTATTTTCGGGATCGCAGACGTTATGGGTATGATGATAAGGTGTTAGGTTAA
- a CDS encoding VOC family protein yields MYKLAHVGLVVKNADVSQAFYQRVLRCEVENTYQDARIKLIFLNVGGQTIELVQRLQQATAERQDGVVDHLAFWVPDVAMEMERLRSLGIRPLTEQPASLGKTLQNFFFLGPDGERVEFMQGSLF; encoded by the coding sequence ATGTATAAACTGGCGCATGTCGGCCTTGTGGTAAAGAATGCAGATGTTTCACAGGCCTTTTATCAGCGAGTACTTCGCTGTGAAGTGGAAAATACATATCAAGACGCGCGGATTAAGCTGATTTTTCTTAATGTGGGGGGGCAGACAATCGAATTGGTGCAGCGTTTGCAGCAGGCGACGGCGGAACGCCAGGATGGCGTAGTGGATCATTTGGCGTTTTGGGTGCCTGATGTGGCGATGGAAATGGAGCGCTTGCGTTCTCTTGGCATTAGGCCGTTGACGGAACAGCCGGCTTCCTTAGGGAAAACGTTGCAAAACTTTTTCTTTTTAGGGCCTGATGGAGAACGGGTAGAATTTATGCAAGGATCCCTGTTTTAA
- a CDS encoding beta-ketoacyl-ACP synthase 3: MGFLTALQVAEQYIRCGTHKNILVIGAEALSRFTDYEDRGTCILFSDGAGAAVLSLGEEKDGAGILHTLLRADGQYADLLYIPGGGSREPAGKNKMAMDGNKIFKLAVNAMTQAVKEALAATNLTIDDIDWVVPHQANQRIIDAVARHLSLPMDKVVCTVREYGNNSAATIPLAFDLAIKEGKIKRGQKVLLTAFGGGLVWGAAILEY, from the coding sequence GTGGGGTTTTTGACGGCTTTGCAGGTTGCAGAACAGTATATACGTTGCGGCACCCATAAAAACATATTGGTAATAGGCGCGGAAGCGCTGTCTCGGTTTACTGATTATGAAGACCGTGGCACCTGTATTTTGTTTTCCGACGGTGCTGGTGCGGCGGTTCTTTCCTTGGGCGAGGAAAAAGACGGCGCAGGAATATTGCATACCTTGTTGCGTGCTGATGGTCAATACGCTGACCTGCTCTACATTCCCGGAGGCGGCAGCCGCGAACCGGCCGGCAAAAATAAGATGGCCATGGATGGAAATAAAATTTTCAAATTGGCGGTCAACGCCATGACTCAGGCGGTAAAAGAAGCCTTGGCGGCTACTAATCTGACGATTGACGATATCGATTGGGTGGTGCCTCATCAGGCCAATCAGCGCATCATTGATGCGGTTGCCAGACATTTGTCGCTGCCGATGGACAAGGTTGTGTGCACGGTTCGTGAGTATGGAAATAATTCGGCGGCTACCATTCCGCTGGCCTTTGATTTGGCGATTAAAGAAGGCAAAATCAAACGTGGTCAAAAAGTACTTTTAACGGCTTTTGGCGGCGGTTTGGTTTGGGGCGCGGCTATTTTAGAATATTGA
- a CDS encoding GDSL-type esterase/lipase family protein → MYRTGKIVVCCLLFLFASASLFGEPALPRPQSLASEEQREAVAQPLLRWTPIADAIQYELEIWTRSPEEAPAEFGPLLKTKQVFQAAYQADFSLLEEEQTFYWRVRALDLDGQPISRFSQSELLQVNPKKKSLLRPVLNADFNGGGMASLLYPVYTWVVIPGAVGYEVELLAAEPENPTGTEASKYRIWSQRVGAVIDCYDELPRSKPGVYYWRVRGLDEQGGPVGVWSEAGRFTVDPANDGWYSASFGDSIVHGGGSVSFSPADKEYDFQTYLHFSHVNLGRSGDTTESMLARFDADVLPYNPKYLLILGGTNSLRGGVPAEQVIQELTEIGEKCRANGIRPIFLTLPSINPAAIERVFDEPTAESWRSAFTKVNQFIRRQPYYIDLEPHFIDSKGVMQNRLAIDGLHPGLEGKELMAQIIERNWVRVTR, encoded by the coding sequence ATGTACCGCACAGGGAAAATCGTTGTATGTTGCTTGCTGTTTTTGTTTGCGTCGGCTTCTCTTTTTGGCGAGCCTGCGTTACCGAGACCGCAGAGCTTGGCGTCGGAGGAGCAGCGTGAAGCGGTGGCCCAGCCATTGCTGCGCTGGACGCCAATTGCGGATGCTATACAATATGAATTGGAAATCTGGACTCGCTCGCCGGAAGAGGCTCCGGCGGAGTTCGGGCCGCTTTTAAAGACCAAGCAGGTTTTTCAGGCTGCGTATCAGGCTGATTTTTCTCTGTTGGAAGAAGAGCAAACTTTCTATTGGCGGGTGAGGGCTTTGGATTTGGACGGGCAGCCCATCAGTCGCTTTTCGCAGAGTGAACTGCTGCAGGTAAACCCTAAAAAGAAAAGCCTGCTGCGGCCTGTTTTAAATGCAGACTTTAATGGCGGCGGCATGGCTTCGTTGCTGTATCCGGTTTATACCTGGGTAGTGATTCCTGGCGCTGTCGGTTACGAAGTGGAGCTTTTAGCGGCGGAGCCAGAAAATCCGACCGGAACGGAAGCGTCGAAGTATCGTATTTGGAGCCAACGAGTAGGAGCTGTTATTGATTGCTATGATGAGTTGCCGCGCAGCAAGCCAGGAGTGTATTACTGGCGAGTACGCGGCTTGGACGAGCAAGGAGGCCCCGTAGGCGTATGGTCGGAGGCTGGTCGTTTTACGGTGGATCCTGCCAATGATGGCTGGTATTCGGCTTCTTTTGGAGATAGTATCGTCCATGGCGGCGGTTCGGTTTCTTTTTCACCGGCTGATAAAGAATACGATTTTCAAACGTATCTCCACTTTTCGCATGTGAACCTGGGGCGCAGTGGCGATACCACAGAAAGCATGTTGGCTCGTTTTGACGCAGACGTATTGCCATATAACCCCAAGTATCTCTTGATTTTGGGAGGCACTAACAGTCTGCGCGGCGGAGTACCGGCAGAGCAAGTTATCCAAGAACTAACAGAAATTGGCGAGAAATGCCGTGCTAATGGTATCCGACCTATTTTCCTTACTTTACCTTCAATTAATCCGGCGGCCATTGAGAGGGTGTTTGACGAGCCGACGGCAGAAAGCTGGCGCAGCGCGTTTACCAAAGTCAATCAATTTATTCGAAGGCAGCCATACTATATTGACTTAGAGCCTCATTTTATCGACTCTAAGGGCGTGATGCAAAATCGCCTAGCCATCGATGGACTGCATCCTGGATTAGAAGGTAAAGAACTCATGGCGCAAATCATTGAGCGAAATTGGGTGCGGGTTACGCGCTAA